One window of the Brevundimonas goettingensis genome contains the following:
- a CDS encoding DUF885 domain-containing protein, with protein sequence MIDRRRLLVSAVAGATLTGLFVPVMARAVTSDPAEAAKLNAIFDAMFKEVVATSPTAATYLGLDKGDNAAAKSKLDLPTAEYLAANEAMRRKYVAQLKAIDAGKLTGMDAVNLATVLYDSETSLIGYDRYRFGNQGSANPYLISQLGGAYRDIPDFLDTMHSIETEADAEAYLARLEQFATLLTLETGLVTADFGKGIVPPDFVIERTLTQMNASIAAAPAENGLVTSLVRRAGAKSIAGDWAGRATPIVADKIYPALKAQIALFESAKAGATHDAGCWRLPGAEGYYDFGIRSYTTTTLTGDEVHQLGLTQVAEISTRADAILKAEGMTEGTVGVRLGEMAKDPRFIYPNTDAGKQTLLDDLNAQVRAMQARLPDYFGILPKASVEIRRVPPAIEAGAPGGYYQGPSLDGSRPGAYYINLRDTAEWPKWTLPTLTYHEAIPGHHLQIAISTEAQGIPTIRKLIGFSAYSEGWALYSEQLADEMGVYDADAWGRLGYLQSLLFRAVRLVVDSGLHHKKWSREQAIRYMVDTLGDQESSVTTEVERYCVWPGQASSYKVGHTEWVRLREDAKAQLGAKFDLKGFHDVALSSGGMPLDVLKIVVGEWVAARKAA encoded by the coding sequence ATGATCGACCGTCGCCGCCTGCTGGTATCCGCCGTTGCCGGGGCCACCCTGACGGGCCTGTTCGTTCCCGTCATGGCGCGGGCCGTGACCTCGGACCCGGCCGAAGCCGCCAAGCTGAACGCCATCTTCGACGCCATGTTCAAGGAGGTGGTCGCCACCTCGCCGACGGCTGCGACCTACCTCGGGCTCGACAAGGGCGACAACGCCGCCGCCAAGTCGAAGCTCGACCTGCCGACCGCCGAATACCTTGCCGCGAACGAGGCCATGCGCCGCAAATATGTGGCCCAACTCAAGGCCATAGACGCCGGCAAGCTGACCGGCATGGACGCGGTCAATCTGGCGACCGTCCTCTATGATTCCGAGACCAGCCTGATCGGCTATGACCGCTATCGCTTCGGCAACCAGGGCTCGGCCAACCCCTATCTGATCAGCCAGCTGGGCGGCGCCTATCGCGACATCCCCGACTTCCTCGACACCATGCACTCGATCGAGACCGAGGCGGACGCCGAGGCCTATCTGGCGCGTCTGGAGCAGTTCGCGACCCTGCTGACCCTCGAGACCGGGCTGGTCACGGCCGACTTCGGCAAGGGAATCGTCCCGCCCGACTTCGTCATCGAACGCACCCTGACCCAGATGAACGCCTCGATCGCGGCGGCTCCGGCCGAAAACGGTCTGGTGACCTCGCTGGTTCGCCGCGCGGGCGCCAAGTCCATCGCGGGCGACTGGGCCGGCCGCGCGACGCCGATCGTCGCCGACAAGATCTATCCGGCCCTGAAGGCCCAGATCGCCCTGTTCGAAAGCGCGAAGGCCGGCGCCACCCACGACGCCGGCTGCTGGCGTCTGCCCGGCGCCGAGGGCTATTATGATTTCGGTATCCGCAGCTACACCACCACCACCCTGACCGGGGACGAGGTGCATCAGCTGGGCTTGACCCAGGTCGCCGAGATCAGCACCCGCGCCGACGCCATCCTCAAGGCCGAAGGCATGACCGAGGGCACGGTCGGGGTGCGGCTGGGTGAAATGGCCAAGGATCCGCGCTTCATCTATCCGAACACCGATGCGGGCAAACAGACCCTGCTGGACGATCTGAACGCCCAGGTGCGGGCCATGCAGGCGCGCCTGCCCGACTATTTCGGCATCCTGCCCAAGGCCTCGGTGGAGATCCGCCGCGTGCCCCCGGCGATCGAGGCCGGCGCCCCGGGCGGCTATTATCAGGGGCCGTCGCTGGATGGCTCGCGCCCCGGCGCCTACTACATCAACCTACGCGACACGGCGGAATGGCCCAAATGGACCCTGCCGACCCTGACCTATCACGAGGCGATTCCGGGCCACCATCTGCAGATCGCGATCTCGACCGAGGCGCAGGGCATCCCGACCATCCGCAAGCTGATCGGCTTCTCGGCCTATTCGGAGGGCTGGGCCCTCTACAGCGAGCAGCTGGCGGACGAAATGGGCGTCTATGACGCCGACGCCTGGGGGCGTCTCGGCTATCTGCAGTCCCTGCTGTTCCGCGCGGTGCGTCTGGTCGTCGATTCCGGCCTGCACCACAAGAAGTGGAGCCGCGAACAGGCGATCCGCTACATGGTCGACACCTTGGGCGATCAGGAGAGCAGCGTCACCACCGAGGTCGAACGCTACTGCGTCTGGCCGGGTCAGGCTTCCAGCTACAAGGTCGGCCATACGGAGTGGGTGCGTCTGCGCGAGGACGCCAAGGCGCAACTGGGCGCGAAATTCGACCTCAAGGGCTTCCACGACGTCGCCCTGTCGTCGGGCGGCATGCCGCTGGACGTGCTCAAGATTGTCGTCGGCGAATGGGTCGCCGCCCGGAAGGCCGCCTAG
- the fliR gene encoding flagellar biosynthetic protein FliR, whose product MEPYATADQVWAGGLIFARIGSLLLTMPGIGETYVPPRIRLALALLVSLVLWPIVAGALPALPATVGGVVGWVLREVVTGLMIGTMLRIFTSSLSTAGEIISLQTTLSFAQTANPLSGQQNTTVASFLMLFGTVLVFATNTHHLFIAGIVGSYELIAPAKPLIVADFAQMAVRTVGDSFMLGVQLAAPVIVFALIFNLASGLVARVMPAFQVYFAAAPLSVILGLSIFALSLGVLGTVFIDRFRALASVFAAGAGGAAGG is encoded by the coding sequence GTGGAGCCCTACGCCACCGCCGATCAGGTCTGGGCCGGCGGGCTGATCTTCGCCCGCATCGGCTCCCTGCTGCTGACCATGCCCGGCATCGGGGAAACCTATGTGCCGCCGCGCATCCGGTTGGCCCTGGCCCTGCTGGTCTCGCTGGTGCTCTGGCCGATCGTGGCGGGCGCCCTGCCGGCTCTGCCGGCGACCGTCGGCGGGGTGGTCGGCTGGGTGCTGCGCGAGGTCGTGACCGGCCTGATGATCGGGACCATGCTGCGCATCTTCACCTCGTCGCTGTCGACCGCGGGCGAGATCATCTCCCTGCAGACCACCCTCAGCTTCGCCCAGACCGCCAACCCCCTCTCGGGCCAGCAGAACACCACCGTCGCCTCCTTCCTGATGCTGTTCGGCACAGTGCTGGTCTTCGCCACCAACACCCATCATCTGTTCATCGCCGGCATCGTCGGCTCCTATGAGCTGATCGCCCCGGCCAAGCCGCTGATCGTCGCCGACTTCGCCCAGATGGCAGTGCGCACCGTCGGCGACAGCTTCATGCTGGGGGTCCAGCTGGCGGCGCCGGTGATCGTCTTCGCCCTCATCTTCAACCTGGCGTCGGGTCTCGTCGCGCGGGTCATGCCCGCCTTCCAGGTCTATTTCGCCGCGGCGCCGCTGAGCGTCATCCTGGGTCTGTCCATCTTCGCCCTGTCCCTGGGCGTTCTGGGCACTGTTTTCATCGACCGCTTCCGCGCCCTGGCGTCGGTATTCGCGGCTGGAGCGGGAGGAGCGGCCGGTGGCTGA
- the flhB gene encoding flagellar biosynthesis protein FlhB: protein MAEDSDPDSKTEDATPRKLEEARRKGDVAKSPDVAQTLSLMGASAVVIFGGGYFASQMADSFMPFIASPHAMLGVLESGSGAQIGITAMWSVAPFLGAVMLATILGGVGGNVGQMGGLIFSPDKLAPKWDKVSPMAGFKRLFGPDNFMHFGQTLAKLIAVGVICWMVLKPHMREFENLAAMSPLAILPLTRDLAVALLASALVFMGAAAGADFIWQKLRFAKKMRMTKEELKEDYKQTEGDPHVKAKLKQIRMQKSRQRMMANVPKATVIVTNPTHYSVALRYEPDQGDAAPVCVAKGVDALALRIREVAKEHKVPIVENVPLARALYAAVDVDETIPREHFEAAAKVIGFVMQKRKKR, encoded by the coding sequence GTGGCTGAAGACTCCGATCCCGACTCCAAAACAGAAGACGCCACCCCCCGAAAACTCGAGGAGGCGCGACGCAAGGGTGACGTCGCCAAATCTCCCGACGTCGCCCAGACCCTGAGCCTGATGGGCGCCTCCGCCGTGGTGATCTTCGGCGGCGGCTATTTCGCCAGCCAGATGGCCGATTCCTTCATGCCCTTCATCGCCTCGCCCCACGCCATGCTGGGCGTCCTCGAATCCGGTTCGGGCGCCCAGATCGGGATCACGGCGATGTGGTCTGTCGCGCCCTTCCTCGGGGCGGTGATGCTGGCCACCATCCTGGGCGGGGTCGGCGGCAACGTCGGTCAGATGGGCGGCCTGATCTTCAGTCCCGACAAGCTGGCGCCCAAATGGGACAAGGTCAGTCCGATGGCCGGGTTCAAGCGGCTGTTCGGCCCGGACAACTTCATGCATTTCGGCCAGACCCTGGCCAAGCTGATCGCTGTCGGCGTGATCTGCTGGATGGTGCTCAAGCCGCATATGCGCGAGTTCGAGAACCTGGCGGCGATGAGCCCCCTGGCCATCCTGCCCCTGACCCGCGATCTGGCGGTGGCGCTTCTGGCCTCGGCCCTGGTCTTCATGGGGGCGGCGGCCGGCGCGGACTTCATCTGGCAGAAGCTGCGCTTCGCCAAAAAGATGCGGATGACCAAGGAAGAGCTGAAGGAAGACTACAAGCAGACCGAGGGCGACCCGCACGTCAAGGCCAAGCTCAAGCAGATCCGCATGCAGAAGAGCCGCCAGCGGATGATGGCCAATGTGCCCAAGGCGACCGTCATCGTGACCAACCCGACCCACTATTCCGTGGCCCTGCGCTATGAGCCCGATCAGGGCGACGCGGCGCCCGTCTGCGTGGCCAAGGGCGTCGACGCCCTGGCGCTTCGCATCCGGGAGGTGGCGAAGGAGCACAAGGTGCCGATCGTCGAAAACGTGCCTCTGGCGCGCGCCCTCTACGCCGCCGTCGACGTCGACGAGACCATCCCGCGCGAGCATTTCGAGGCCGCCGCCAAGGTCATCGGCTTCGTCATGCAGAAGCGGAAGAAGCGCTGA
- the folE gene encoding GTP cyclohydrolase I FolE, producing MTDAPHDHSVSPEEAEAAVRTLIKWAGDDPDREGLLDTPARVARSYKELFQGYESDPRAYLERTFEEVGGYSQLVVLKDIRFVSFCEHHMLPVVGVAHVGYLPTDRVVGISKLARVVRGYAKRLQIQEKMTAEIATAIEEVLRPQGVGVVIEAEHSCMTLRGVNVPGAKLTTSALLGVVKDDPRTREEFLRLTR from the coding sequence ATGACCGATGCGCCCCACGATCACTCCGTCTCGCCCGAAGAAGCCGAAGCCGCCGTTCGCACCCTGATCAAATGGGCCGGCGACGATCCCGACCGCGAGGGCCTGCTGGACACTCCGGCCCGCGTGGCCCGCAGCTACAAGGAGCTGTTCCAGGGCTATGAGAGCGACCCGCGCGCCTATCTGGAGCGGACGTTCGAGGAGGTTGGCGGCTACAGCCAGCTGGTCGTGCTCAAGGACATCCGCTTCGTCAGCTTCTGCGAACACCACATGCTGCCCGTCGTCGGCGTGGCGCATGTGGGCTATCTGCCGACCGACCGGGTCGTGGGCATCTCCAAGCTGGCGCGGGTCGTGCGCGGCTATGCCAAGCGTCTGCAGATCCAGGAGAAGATGACCGCCGAGATCGCCACCGCCATCGAGGAGGTGCTTCGGCCCCAGGGCGTCGGCGTGGTCATCGAGGCCGAGCACAGCTGCATGACCCTGCGCGGCGTCAACGTTCCCGGCGCCAAACTGACCACCAGCGCCCTGCTGGGCGTGGTCAAGGACGACCCTCGCACCCGCGAGGAATTCCTGCGCCTGACGCGATGA
- the fliQ gene encoding flagellar biosynthesis protein FliQ, which translates to MNGAEVLDVGRDALWLTIQLCAPVLAVGLIVGVGIGLFQALTQIQEQTLVYAPKIIAIFVSLLLFLPLMGALLGGFMRTIAARIAGM; encoded by the coding sequence ATGAACGGCGCTGAAGTTCTGGACGTGGGCCGCGACGCCCTGTGGCTGACGATCCAGCTGTGCGCGCCCGTGCTCGCCGTCGGCCTGATCGTCGGCGTGGGGATCGGCCTGTTCCAGGCCCTGACCCAGATCCAGGAACAGACCCTCGTTTACGCGCCCAAGATCATCGCCATCTTCGTTTCCCTGCTGCTGTTTCTGCCGCTGATGGGCGCCCTGCTGGGCGGCTTCATGCGCACCATCGCCGCCCGCATCGCCGGGATGTAG
- a CDS encoding LysR substrate-binding domain-containing protein, giving the protein MSDPLAGIPLASIRVFEAAARLKSFTRAAEELGMTQAAVSWQIKALESRLGMSLFRRLPREVAPTEPGERLSRAATEAMLLLRRALNDLTDADQGVLSITTLATLASQWLAQRLGEFQIANPGLAVRVDTSSTLMDLTRENVDIAIRSGTGTWPGLEAALLMPSVFTPLCTPALAKALNLAAPADLIAAPRIGEEKEWGAWFVEAGVEGVAHPAVRLRADFQALEVNAALGGQGVALASPILYAREIAAGMLIQPFPQLVELSPGYWICWPADRRRSPKIVRFREWLLKAAADDPSITAALAAVRPG; this is encoded by the coding sequence ATGTCTGATCCCCTCGCCGGAATTCCCCTCGCCTCCATCCGCGTATTCGAGGCCGCCGCGCGGCTGAAAAGCTTCACGCGCGCCGCCGAGGAGCTGGGCATGACCCAGGCGGCGGTCAGCTGGCAGATCAAGGCGCTGGAAAGCCGGCTGGGCATGAGCCTGTTCCGCCGCCTGCCTCGCGAGGTCGCTCCAACTGAACCGGGCGAGCGGCTGTCACGCGCCGCGACCGAGGCCATGCTGCTGTTGCGCCGCGCCCTGAACGACCTGACCGACGCCGATCAGGGGGTGCTGTCGATCACCACCCTGGCCACCCTCGCCAGCCAGTGGCTGGCCCAGCGTCTGGGCGAGTTCCAGATCGCCAACCCGGGCCTGGCGGTGCGGGTGGACACCTCATCGACGCTGATGGACCTGACGCGCGAGAACGTCGACATCGCCATCCGCTCGGGGACCGGGACCTGGCCGGGACTGGAAGCCGCGCTTCTGATGCCCAGCGTCTTCACCCCGCTGTGCACGCCCGCCCTGGCGAAGGCGCTTAATCTCGCGGCGCCCGCTGACCTAATCGCCGCCCCGCGCATCGGCGAAGAGAAGGAATGGGGCGCCTGGTTCGTCGAGGCCGGGGTCGAAGGGGTGGCCCACCCGGCCGTGCGACTGCGCGCCGACTTCCAGGCGCTGGAGGTCAATGCGGCGCTGGGCGGTCAGGGCGTGGCCCTCGCCTCCCCCATCCTCTATGCGCGCGAGATCGCCGCCGGGATGCTGATCCAGCCCTTCCCCCAGCTCGTGGAGCTGAGCCCGGGCTACTGGATCTGCTGGCCCGCCGACCGCCGACGCTCGCCCAAGATCGTTCGCTTCCGCGAATGGCTGCTTAAGGCGGCGGCGGACGACCCGTCGATCACCGCCGCCCTTGCGGCTGTGCGACCCGGCTAG
- a CDS encoding 2OG-Fe(II) oxygenase, whose product MADIGWDPAGLERLADEGEALHRLAVLSAIGLGTPHDPPLALERLRRAADLGHATAVDSLALLDAESGGLEAWFRPPAPRRVSEQPHVLLADGFVSPAICDWLRGRAEPHLTRAEIYDPVSGAGRPDPVRTNTAFAFDLAATDVALVLVRERIARLAGLPVPGLEPCQVLRYTPGQKFDWHVDFLDPAVPGHRDDLARSGQRIATCLIWLNDDFEGGETAFETGDQRFRGRKGDAILWANVTPNGAADPLTRHAGLPPTAGEKWILSQWMRPRAPLHG is encoded by the coding sequence ATGGCCGACATCGGCTGGGATCCGGCCGGGCTGGAGCGCCTCGCGGATGAAGGCGAGGCCCTGCATCGGCTCGCCGTGCTCTCGGCCATCGGGCTGGGAACGCCGCACGATCCGCCGCTGGCGCTGGAGCGTCTGCGCCGCGCCGCCGACCTCGGCCATGCGACCGCGGTCGACAGCCTGGCCCTGCTCGACGCCGAATCCGGCGGGCTCGAGGCCTGGTTCCGCCCGCCCGCGCCGCGCCGCGTTTCCGAACAGCCCCATGTGTTGCTGGCCGACGGCTTCGTCTCTCCGGCGATCTGCGACTGGCTCCGGGGCCGCGCCGAGCCGCATCTGACGCGGGCGGAGATTTATGATCCCGTCTCGGGCGCCGGTCGGCCCGATCCGGTTCGGACCAACACCGCCTTCGCCTTCGACCTGGCGGCCACCGACGTGGCGCTGGTGCTGGTGCGCGAGCGGATCGCGCGGCTGGCGGGCCTGCCGGTTCCGGGCCTCGAGCCCTGTCAGGTGCTGCGCTACACGCCCGGACAGAAGTTCGACTGGCACGTCGATTTCCTCGACCCCGCCGTCCCCGGCCACCGCGACGACCTGGCCCGCTCCGGCCAGAGGATCGCCACCTGTCTGATCTGGCTCAACGACGACTTTGAAGGCGGCGAGACCGCCTTCGAAACCGGCGACCAGCGCTTCCGGGGCAGGAAGGGCGACGCCATCCTCTGGGCCAATGTCACGCCCAACGGCGCCGCTGATCCCCTGACCCGCCACGCCGGTCTGCCCCCGACCGCAGGCGAGAAATGGATCCTGTCGCAGTGGATGCGGCCGAGAGCTCCCCTGCACGGTTGA
- the cckA gene encoding cell cycle histidine kinase CckA, with the protein MTAVTPGLPKFQKTGLRKGRGVDLLMIVMAVGFAMAIAALAWPAFRAGPTTTPSMILLLTVSAVALIGLFAFGRVDAKRPAGDVAVEMLDAMAEPAALVWAGGQVLAYNGAWASHNGATVALPKGKSAQALYMAFAQARKGEQGRAIVRLGEREIEVLIGLAGEGRFLVREAPEAALTHTATAPRPYVAAKGEGRAMAAGAPFGSAVIAGEDIFAGRAEEPNPALSVLTGPNAAGDAAFGHLFEPGGVGEARKRLADGSTGPIELVARAFPDKVLHLYVAPEGDKRRIWLFDVSTQKSMELQLSQAQKMQAVGQLAGGVAHDFNNLLTAIQLQLSGLLERHPVGDPSYEGLNEIRQTAIRAADLVRKLLAFSRKSTVRRERLDLGELVSEFTVLLRRLLREDVRLETDYGRDLPVVLADKSQLETAVMNLAVNARDAMRGVVAPGAGVVTIRTQRLTVEEARALGWRDAPANEQAGGEIALIEVSDTGPGVPPELLDKIFEPFFTTKAVNEGTGMGLATVYGIVQQAGGHIGVANIEGAGAAFRIFLPAATPEELVEAAPVVVKVKAAPRDLSGAGRILFVEDEAAVRGIAARLLRQRGYEVIEAADGEEALGLAEEWAGQIDMMISDVIMPGLDGPSLLKKARPYLGDAPVMFISGYAESDFSDLLQDEKGVSFLPKPLDIKTLAERVKQELHAG; encoded by the coding sequence ATGACCGCAGTCACACCGGGTTTGCCAAAGTTCCAGAAAACGGGCCTCAGGAAGGGCCGCGGGGTCGATCTGTTGATGATCGTCATGGCGGTCGGTTTCGCCATGGCCATCGCCGCCCTGGCCTGGCCGGCGTTCCGGGCGGGGCCGACCACGACGCCCAGCATGATCCTGCTGCTGACGGTGTCAGCGGTGGCCCTGATCGGCCTGTTCGCCTTCGGCCGCGTCGACGCCAAACGCCCGGCCGGCGACGTGGCAGTCGAGATGCTGGACGCCATGGCCGAGCCCGCCGCCCTCGTCTGGGCCGGCGGTCAGGTGCTGGCCTACAACGGCGCCTGGGCCTCCCATAACGGCGCGACCGTGGCCCTCCCCAAGGGCAAGTCGGCACAGGCGCTCTATATGGCCTTCGCCCAGGCCCGGAAGGGCGAGCAGGGCCGCGCCATCGTCCGGCTGGGCGAGCGCGAGATCGAGGTTCTGATCGGCCTGGCCGGCGAAGGCCGCTTCCTGGTGCGCGAGGCGCCCGAGGCCGCCCTGACCCACACCGCGACCGCGCCGCGCCCCTATGTCGCCGCCAAGGGCGAGGGCCGGGCCATGGCCGCCGGCGCCCCGTTCGGCTCGGCTGTGATCGCGGGCGAGGACATCTTCGCCGGCCGGGCGGAGGAGCCCAATCCGGCCCTGTCGGTCCTGACCGGCCCCAATGCCGCCGGCGACGCCGCCTTCGGCCATCTGTTCGAGCCCGGCGGGGTGGGCGAGGCCCGCAAGCGACTGGCAGACGGTTCGACCGGCCCGATCGAACTGGTCGCCCGCGCCTTCCCCGACAAGGTCCTGCACCTCTATGTCGCGCCCGAGGGCGACAAGCGACGCATCTGGCTGTTCGACGTCTCGACCCAGAAGTCGATGGAGCTGCAGCTGTCGCAGGCCCAGAAGATGCAGGCCGTGGGCCAGCTGGCGGGCGGCGTGGCGCACGACTTCAACAACCTGCTGACCGCCATCCAGCTGCAGCTGAGCGGCCTGCTGGAGCGCCACCCCGTCGGCGACCCCTCCTATGAAGGCCTGAACGAGATTCGCCAGACGGCGATCCGTGCCGCCGATCTGGTGCGCAAGCTGCTGGCCTTCTCGCGCAAGTCGACGGTGCGACGCGAGCGGCTGGACCTCGGCGAGCTGGTCTCGGAGTTCACCGTCCTGCTGCGCCGTCTGCTGCGCGAGGACGTGCGGCTGGAAACCGACTACGGCCGCGACCTGCCGGTGGTTCTGGCCGACAAGTCCCAGCTGGAAACGGCGGTCATGAACCTGGCCGTCAACGCCCGCGACGCCATGCGCGGCGTGGTCGCGCCCGGCGCCGGCGTCGTCACCATCCGCACCCAGCGTCTGACGGTCGAGGAGGCGCGGGCGCTGGGCTGGCGCGACGCCCCCGCCAATGAACAGGCGGGCGGCGAAATCGCCCTGATCGAGGTGTCGGACACCGGCCCCGGCGTGCCGCCCGAGCTGCTGGACAAGATTTTCGAGCCCTTCTTCACGACCAAGGCGGTCAACGAAGGTACGGGCATGGGTCTGGCGACGGTCTATGGCATCGTCCAGCAGGCCGGCGGCCATATCGGCGTGGCCAATATCGAAGGGGCGGGCGCCGCCTTCCGCATCTTCCTGCCCGCCGCCACGCCCGAGGAACTGGTCGAGGCCGCGCCTGTGGTGGTCAAGGTCAAGGCCGCGCCGCGCGACCTGTCGGGCGCCGGCCGCATCCTGTTCGTCGAGGACGAGGCCGCCGTGCGCGGCATCGCCGCTCGCCTGCTGCGTCAGCGCGGCTATGAGGTCATCGAGGCTGCCGACGGCGAGGAGGCCCTGGGCCTGGCCGAGGAATGGGCGGGTCAGATCGACATGATGATCTCCGACGTCATCATGCCCGGCCTCGACGGTCCCAGCCTGCTCAAGAAGGCGCGTCCCTATCTGGGCGACGCGCCGGTGATGTTCATCTCCGGCTATGCCGAAAGCGATTTCTCGGACCTGCTGCAGGACGAGAAGGGCGTGTCCTTCCTGCCCAAGCCGCTCGACATCAAGACCCTGGCGGAACGGGTGAAGCAGGAGCTCCACGCGGGCTGA
- a CDS encoding DUF885 domain-containing protein, whose translation MIDRRRLMLSAAGVGLAATLPAAAFAQTPSEADARLDALLSGWFYDDLERRPTQATSLGLDKGERAHLAGELGDLSLEAARSDRDRAAVRWAQLKDWPTDGLSDASKVSLAVARFQAESAAIEASLPVLGSPYVVAQNTGSYFQVPDFMANQHRLETPADAEAFLSRLKAFAVNVDQENARIRADAGEGVMLPAVIMDKTLTQLRALRDMPAADMAMIQTLTRKTGEKDITGDWFNRAAVIVDEQVKPALGRQIELFESQRPSASEDVGVWRFPNGEALYNLGLRRSTTTTYTGAEIHEIGLKQVASIQAEIAAILQTLGMTEGTVGERVNALGKDPQHLFPNTEEGKVALIAALNEMVAAVTPRLPDVFSTLPKAPVEIRRVPPSIEIGAPGGYYQAASLDGSRPGAYYINLRDTANRPKWSLPTLTYHEAVPGHHFQISVAREAGSLPIYRRTGGFSAYSEGWALYSERVAADDLNMYEGDPLGRIGYLQAYLFRAVRLVVDTGLHDKRWSRQRAIDYMIAEAATPANAAQSEVDRYVVWPGQACSYKLGQTVIEDIRRKVEARGGFDIKAFHDKVLLNGAVPLSVLEAQFA comes from the coding sequence ATGATCGATCGTCGCCGCCTGATGCTGTCCGCCGCCGGCGTCGGTCTCGCCGCCACCCTGCCGGCCGCGGCCTTTGCTCAGACGCCGTCCGAAGCGGACGCCCGTCTCGACGCCCTGCTGAGCGGATGGTTCTATGACGATCTCGAACGCCGCCCGACCCAGGCCACCAGCCTGGGCCTCGACAAGGGCGAGCGCGCCCATCTTGCGGGCGAGCTCGGCGACCTGAGCCTGGAGGCCGCTCGAAGCGACAGGGACCGCGCGGCGGTGCGCTGGGCCCAACTCAAGGACTGGCCGACCGACGGCTTGTCCGACGCGTCGAAGGTCTCGTTGGCCGTGGCGCGATTCCAGGCCGAGAGCGCCGCCATCGAGGCGTCCCTGCCGGTCCTCGGCTCTCCCTATGTCGTCGCCCAGAACACCGGGAGCTACTTCCAGGTCCCCGACTTCATGGCCAACCAGCACCGGCTGGAAACCCCGGCTGACGCGGAGGCTTTCCTCTCCCGGCTGAAGGCTTTCGCGGTCAATGTCGATCAGGAGAATGCCCGCATCCGGGCCGATGCGGGCGAGGGCGTCATGTTGCCCGCGGTGATCATGGACAAGACCCTGACCCAACTCAGGGCCCTGCGCGACATGCCCGCCGCCGACATGGCCATGATACAGACCCTGACCCGCAAGACCGGCGAAAAGGACATCACCGGCGACTGGTTCAATCGGGCCGCCGTGATCGTCGACGAGCAGGTCAAGCCGGCCCTGGGTCGCCAGATCGAGCTGTTCGAAAGCCAGCGCCCGTCGGCGTCGGAGGATGTCGGGGTCTGGCGTTTCCCGAATGGCGAAGCGCTCTACAATCTCGGCCTGCGCCGTTCGACCACCACGACCTACACCGGGGCGGAAATCCACGAGATCGGCCTGAAGCAGGTCGCCTCGATCCAGGCCGAAATCGCCGCCATTCTTCAGACCCTCGGCATGACCGAAGGCACGGTCGGCGAGCGGGTCAACGCCCTGGGGAAGGACCCTCAGCACCTGTTCCCGAACACCGAGGAGGGAAAGGTCGCGCTGATCGCGGCTCTGAACGAGATGGTCGCGGCCGTCACGCCACGTTTGCCCGACGTCTTCTCGACCTTGCCGAAGGCGCCGGTCGAAATCCGCCGCGTCCCGCCGTCGATCGAGATCGGTGCGCCCGGAGGCTACTATCAGGCGGCATCGCTCGATGGGTCCCGACCGGGCGCTTACTACATCAACCTGCGTGACACGGCGAACCGGCCGAAGTGGTCGCTGCCGACCCTGACCTATCACGAGGCCGTGCCGGGGCATCACTTCCAGATTTCGGTCGCGCGCGAGGCCGGGTCGCTGCCGATCTATCGCCGCACAGGCGGCTTCTCGGCCTATTCCGAGGGTTGGGCCCTGTACTCCGAACGTGTCGCCGCCGACGATCTGAACATGTACGAGGGCGATCCCCTGGGCCGGATCGGATATCTTCAGGCCTATCTGTTCCGCGCGGTCCGGCTGGTGGTCGACACCGGCCTCCACGACAAGCGCTGGAGCCGTCAGCGCGCCATCGACTATATGATCGCCGAGGCCGCCACTCCCGCCAACGCCGCCCAGTCCGAGGTCGATCGCTACGTCGTCTGGCCGGGTCAGGCCTGCTCCTACAAGCTGGGGCAGACCGTTATCGAGGACATCCGACGCAAGGTGGAAGCGCGAGGCGGCTTCGACATCAAGGCCTTCCACGACAAGGTGCTGCTGAACGGCGCCGTGCCGTTATCCGTGCTGGAAGCGCAGTTCGCCTGA